tatttttgtcaaatcactATAACATGGAtagaaaaatttatatttattaactttACTAACGTGACATACACGTAGTTAACATGTCagcctttaattatttttttcaaatttttaaaacattaaaaaaatatatttttataattttttaaataattttaatgatttttattttttaaaaatatataattttatcatgtcACAAGTTTAAAGacttaaaaaggtaaaaaaattaaaaactttctttttttaagttggaggatcaaataaattattattactaaatattaattaagaatAACCTACgaatttaaaaaaaggaaaattagaaattgatttaatcatgTTTTTGTTCAATTAGAATGTGAATTGGACATTAATATGGTTGAGATTAAATTTcgaataataaaatgaaatagatatttatattatactattttttttaaattattagatCTAAATctagtttaaaataatatatgaataatGTGAAGGGATTAAGTAGTTTTACACCTTACATAATTTTCtatattattaatgttttaataatttaacggttaaatttattaagatatttatatttataatggatgtaaatatttttaccgaTCCAATATTTATGTCACATCAATTTAAAATgttgtttatattaatatatatttaaggattgatttttttatataaaataaatagttaaaaattttaatttatgttaaactTAACATGCATGATTTGCATGAATGGGGAATAGTAGATGagaattgaattgttaaaatattaactatataaaaaattatgaataaatgtaaaattatttaaattttacacCAGTATAATGCTTcctatgaataaaaataattaaaatttcaaaaaagtgAACCGatggtatttatttcatttaaaaaatgagtttaagATAAAAATGAGTCAAACGTTGGAGCTAAGTTAAAATCGGTTTCCTGAAAGTATCtcatttattgtttaaatttacattttttcaaCATAATATTATTATCCAACTGGGAAATTTGGAACATTGGGCAAAGTGTACACTAATGAGGTCAAACAGTGGAGAATGGCTTGCTCATTGGACCTACAATACCCATTCATATTCCATCATTGGCTTTCTATTTAAGTTATTCCGTAATTTGGCTTCGCATATAGTTATCAGTTAAGGCCTGAGGTTTTAATTTGCAGTCGTTGATTTCATTGCCTCCacatttttttcatctttcttcaaaTGGATGTAAAGCTTAATACAATTAGACTCGTATTGGTGTTGAGCTTAGCAGGGGAAATTCTGAATAATGCTGTCAGCTTTGCTGTCTTTTGTGTTCTCGACTTTGTTGATTTCATTCTATGTTttgtttacaaaattattgattTCTGGATTGAATCCCAATGGAAACCTTGTTATTGTTCCTCTGCTAAACAACACATCATCGAGGGTGATAACATCTTGGTTTCGGAAGAGTGCGAGTCTAAGATTGTTTGCCTCACGTCAACCAATTTACAGTTGGAGGACATCTCGGATACCCTTTATTCTCGTCCTTCCATTGTTGCCCAGCTCTCCAAGTTTATTATTAATGACCTAAACAAGACGAAGAAAACAACGGTGACATCAACTTTCACCATTGACTCCACCATTGTTGAAGTGCTTCGAGGCAATGTGGTTCCAAGATGGTCTGATTGCGATTGTAAAATCTGCAACTCTTGGACCTCTTCCAGCAAGGACACTCTTTTCGTTAAAGCTGAAGGACCCAAAGGTATGTTAGATTACTAATGTACTATATCTATCGTATTAATTTTATTTGGTTCTTTCAAGTTTGCTGTTTGGGTTTGTGATGACAGATAAAGCTCGAGAAGATGTGTTATTCATTCATGGCTTCATTTCATCATCGGTATTTTGGACTGAAACTTTATTCCCCAACTTTTCGACTACTGTGAAATCGACTTACAGATTGTTGGCTGTTGATATACTGGGTTTTGGCCGAAGTCCGAAGCCAACTGACTCGCTTTACACTTTAAGAGAGCACGTGGAAATGATTGAAAAGTCCGTGCTTGAAGCTTACCAAGTTAAATCATTCCACATTGTGGCTCATTCCTTAGGCTGCATTTTAGCCCTTGCTATAGCTGTTAAGCAGCCGGGATCCATCAAGTCTCTCACCCTACTCGCAccagtaagttttttttttctttttttattattattctccACGATTTTGTTATCGATGGAAAGCAATATTAATTGTCTCTAATCCCATATGAATATGGCAGCCATATTTTCCAGTGCCAAAGGGTGAACCAGCAACTCAATATATTATGAGAAGAATAGCGCCCCGGCGAGTGTGGCCGGTGATGGCTTTCGGTGCATCGGTTGCTTGTTGGTACGAGCACATCAGCCGGACGATTTGCCTGGTGGTATGCAAGAACCACCGGTTGTGGGAATTTATCACCAAATGTATCACCCGAAACAGGTAATAATTTCGTCAAACCTACGCTCCCCAGCACCTCCTTAAGTCGCGTCTACTAAAACGACCTTAACTATAATCCACATAGAACAGCAAACCATGATGTTTGTGTCTTTGATTGACCAAGTTTCAGAATCTGCCCCTTTTTACCTGTCTTTTGTTGGCAAGcatttaccaaaacaattcaTCAATCTATTTTTTATACGTTTGGCTTGACTATAATAACCAACTCTAGTCctacatatataaaattttgggCTTAAAACAAGCTACTTAGTTCTCTATCTATAAGTGTATAGTTTTTTTTAGAACGTATTCGGTGCATCATTTTggagttattattatttttaaaaattatttgatatatataaaatatttacaaatattaaataatgaaattaaataaagcttaaattttaagtattcattaattttataaaatattttttgataaatttcacaaatataattcATCtttaaactcaaaatgaataagcAAAAAATTCTTCCATTAACTATGCATATAACGATCTataattcaacaaattcaaaataaataataaaaaaattaaaattatatctttaaaaaattctttttttatcaACATGTACATTATAATGTGGATAGTATAGGTAAAATCAATCTGtacaaataatatcaaaacaagaTTGTTCTGAAATAATTTATACTAagatcaaataatatcaaaatagaaTTGGCAACCTTAACTCGAACCACTCCATTATTCAGAGATTAATTTGCTtcaatcaaaacatcaaaaatgcatataaaaaaattattttcatttatgtcTAAATTGAAGTTG
This window of the Gossypium hirsutum isolate 1008001.06 chromosome A09, Gossypium_hirsutum_v2.1, whole genome shotgun sequence genome carries:
- the LOC107930212 gene encoding probable lysophospholipase BODYGUARD 3 isoform X2, with amino-acid sequence MDVKLNTIRLVLVLSLAGEILNNAVSFAVFCVLDFVDFILCFVYKIIDFWIESQWKPCYCSSAKQHIIEGDNILVSEECESKIVCLTSTNLQLEDISDTLYSRPSIVAQLSKFIINDLNKTKKTTVTSTFTIDSTIVEVLRGNVVPRWSDCDCKICNSWTSSSKDTLFVKAEGPKDKAREDVLFIHGFISSSVFWTETLFPNFSTTVKSTYRLLAVDILGFGRSPKPTDSLYTLREHVEMIEKSVLEAYQVKSFHIVAHSLGCILALAIAVKQPGSIKSLTLLAPPYFPVPKGEPATQYIMRRIAPRRVWPVMAFGASVACWYEHISRTICLVVCKNHRLWEFITKCITRNRTYLLESFCCHTHNAAWHTLHNIICGTAGKLDSYLDTVCNRLKCEVTIFHGGDDEVIPVECSYNVQRRIPRAQVKVIENKDHISIVVGRQKAFAKELEKIWKRSKCD
- the LOC107930212 gene encoding probable lysophospholipase BODYGUARD 3 isoform X1, whose translation is MDVKLNTIRLVLVLSLAGEILNNAVSFAVFCVLDFVDFILCFVYKIIDFWIESQWKPCYCSSAKQHIIEGDNILVSEECESKIVCLTSTNLQLEDISDTLYSRPSIVAQLSKFIINDLNKTKKTTVTSTFTIDSTIVEVLRGNVVPRWSDCDCKICNSWTSSSKDTLFVKAEGPKDKAREDVLFIHGFISSSVFWTETLFPNFSTTVKSTYRLLAVDILGFGRSPKPTDSLYTLREHVEMIEKSVLEAYQVKSFHIVAHSLGCILALAIAVKQPGSIKSLTLLAPPYFPVPKGEPATQYIMRRIAPRRVWPVMAFGASVACWYEHISRTICLVVCKNHRLWEFITKCITRNRIRTYLLESFCCHTHNAAWHTLHNIICGTAGKLDSYLDTVCNRLKCEVTIFHGGDDEVIPVECSYNVQRRIPRAQVKVIENKDHISIVVGRQKAFAKELEKIWKRSKCD